A stretch of the Rhizobium sp. CCGE531 genome encodes the following:
- the otnC gene encoding 3-oxo-tetronate 4-phosphate decarboxylase, with the protein MMGSISEETKVRDEMVEVGRSLFDRGLTAGSTGNISVRLSDGRILMTPTNASLGVLDPARLSCFSAEGVHVGGDKPTKEAFLHKCMYCGKDNRRAVVHLHSTYSVAVSLLKQVNERDVLPPLTAYYVMRVGFLPLVPYFPPGDEALAAAVGAAAANHHAVLMANHGPVVAGKSLKDAQYATEELEETAKLFLLLQNHEIRPLTAEERITLINLSS; encoded by the coding sequence ATGATGGGCTCCATATCCGAAGAGACGAAGGTCCGCGACGAGATGGTCGAGGTCGGCCGCTCGCTCTTCGACCGCGGGCTAACCGCAGGATCGACCGGCAACATCAGCGTCCGTCTGTCGGACGGTCGCATTCTGATGACGCCCACCAACGCTTCGCTGGGCGTCCTCGATCCAGCGCGGCTCTCCTGCTTTTCGGCGGAAGGCGTGCATGTCGGAGGTGACAAACCCACCAAGGAGGCGTTCCTCCACAAGTGCATGTATTGCGGCAAGGACAATCGCCGAGCCGTCGTCCACCTGCATTCAACCTATTCGGTAGCCGTCAGCTTGCTGAAGCAGGTCAACGAGCGCGACGTTCTGCCGCCCCTGACCGCTTACTATGTAATGCGTGTCGGCTTCCTGCCGCTCGTGCCGTATTTTCCTCCCGGCGACGAAGCGCTGGCGGCGGCGGTGGGAGCCGCCGCCGCGAACCATCATGCGGTGTTGATGGCAAACCATGGACCTGTCGTCGCGGGCAAGTCCCTAAAGGACGCCCAGTACGCGACAGAGGAGTTGGAGGAAACGGCGAAGCTCTTTTTGCTCTTGCAGAACCACGAGATCCGGCCGCTCACCGCCGAGGAGAGGATCACCTTGATCAATCTCTCGAGCTGA
- a CDS encoding NAD(P)-dependent oxidoreductase, with amino-acid sequence MKLLVTGSSGRIGRAAIERLLEEGHEVIGIDEVPSSDMKCPFARVDMRDYGQVLDAVADIESGIDGIVHLAAIVGAKVAASTHIFHTNTAISYNVFQAARIAGIKNIVFASSETLLGIPFDEPPDYFPVDDKVTPKPESSYALSKLVDEAVAAEFCRWDPALKMIGLRFSWVKEPHQYDEMRACGDNPDVQKWNLWSYVDSRDCAQAISLALNASLNGFHHFVIAADDTVLARPTRALMAAYYPNVPVQGQIGEHGSLVSSQMAREVLGYRPKYSWRDTPAGVS; translated from the coding sequence ATGAAACTTCTGGTCACTGGAAGCAGCGGACGAATCGGGCGCGCTGCGATTGAACGCCTTCTTGAAGAGGGGCACGAGGTCATCGGCATCGACGAGGTCCCGTCATCCGACATGAAATGCCCGTTCGCCCGCGTCGATATGCGGGATTACGGCCAGGTCCTTGATGCGGTTGCCGATATCGAATCCGGGATTGATGGCATCGTCCATCTTGCTGCGATCGTAGGCGCGAAAGTCGCTGCGAGCACGCACATATTTCACACCAATACCGCCATCAGCTACAATGTCTTTCAAGCGGCAAGGATCGCAGGCATAAAGAACATTGTTTTTGCCAGCAGTGAGACCTTGCTGGGCATCCCGTTTGACGAGCCGCCTGACTACTTCCCGGTCGATGATAAAGTGACTCCGAAACCTGAGAGTAGTTACGCCCTTTCCAAACTTGTGGACGAAGCCGTCGCAGCCGAGTTCTGCCGGTGGGATCCTGCGCTCAAGATGATCGGCCTGCGGTTTTCTTGGGTGAAAGAGCCCCACCAATATGATGAAATGAGAGCTTGCGGAGATAATCCCGACGTTCAGAAATGGAACCTGTGGTCCTATGTCGACAGCCGAGACTGTGCCCAGGCCATTTCGCTTGCGCTGAACGCAAGCCTCAATGGTTTTCATCACTTCGTGATCGCAGCAGATGATACCGTGTTGGCGCGGCCCACACGTGCCCTTATGGCCGCTTATTATCCCAATGTACCAGTCCAAGGACAAATTGGTGAACATGGCAGTCTTGTCTCAAGCCAAATGGCCCGAGAAGTCCTAGGATATCGCCCGAAGTACAGCTGGCGCGACACACCAGCGGGGGTCTCCTAG
- a CDS encoding DUF3422 domain-containing protein codes for MISKGAEEEASATTSPCVRISRPTAFKQRTADFNSELHARPSIYFNGPAIVEQVAFMPIDGVIKEFHDSLEADGTISVRVERHTEFVTVTRVRKLDSEPGGWPESDLLESDFAKLAGLSSPLLVCRVSILVLGNPPDKLGPVLKNFDFGDTAASSIGGGAAQVCSDFRVREDNSSRVILFNKDLNAHRLGRMVRRIFEIETYRSMALLGLPEARRLAPLLGEYDAELVQLTNRNLSTPTHQHKQLLEEITALSSHVISATAETRNRFGATAAYAKIVEERIALLRETHVAGFQRFGTFVERRFKPAVRTCEATALRLEHLSRAAMHLLDLLQTRIQVEIEFQNATQIQAMADRAATQVKIQRAVESFSIIAISYYLLSLLKFVYETADHAGFHIDPVIMLVAVPVVVGAVAITILRVKHALKAES; via the coding sequence GTGATTTCGAAGGGTGCGGAAGAAGAGGCGTCGGCAACGACGTCTCCTTGTGTACGGATCTCTCGTCCAACTGCTTTCAAACAGCGGACGGCAGACTTCAACTCCGAGCTTCACGCTCGACCGTCGATCTATTTCAACGGTCCGGCAATTGTTGAGCAGGTTGCTTTCATGCCCATAGACGGTGTGATCAAGGAGTTCCACGACAGTCTCGAAGCTGACGGCACGATTTCAGTCAGAGTCGAACGGCACACTGAATTCGTGACGGTTACGCGCGTCCGGAAACTAGACAGCGAGCCCGGGGGCTGGCCGGAATCTGACCTCCTTGAAAGTGATTTTGCCAAGCTCGCAGGATTGAGCTCTCCGCTGCTCGTTTGCCGCGTCAGTATCCTTGTCCTCGGGAACCCTCCGGACAAGCTGGGACCGGTGCTGAAAAACTTCGACTTCGGCGATACCGCCGCCTCATCAATCGGCGGCGGGGCGGCGCAGGTTTGCTCCGATTTTCGCGTTCGAGAGGACAATTCAAGCAGAGTTATCCTGTTCAACAAGGACCTGAACGCACATCGCCTGGGGCGCATGGTACGCCGCATCTTCGAGATCGAAACCTATAGATCGATGGCGCTTCTCGGATTGCCGGAGGCGCGTCGTCTCGCCCCGCTTCTCGGCGAATATGACGCGGAACTCGTTCAGCTCACCAATCGTAACTTGAGTACGCCCACACATCAGCATAAGCAATTGCTCGAGGAGATCACCGCTCTCTCATCCCATGTCATCTCGGCCACCGCCGAGACCAGAAACAGGTTCGGCGCAACGGCAGCCTACGCCAAAATCGTTGAGGAGAGGATCGCGCTTTTAAGGGAAACTCATGTCGCCGGCTTCCAACGCTTCGGTACCTTCGTGGAGCGACGGTTCAAGCCAGCGGTGCGTACCTGCGAAGCAACCGCGTTGAGGCTTGAGCACCTATCGAGGGCTGCGATGCACCTCCTCGACCTGCTGCAAACCCGAATTCAGGTCGAGATCGAGTTCCAGAACGCGACACAGATCCAGGCGATGGCTGATCGCGCCGCGACGCAGGTCAAGATCCAGCGCGCGGTCGAAAGCTTTTCGATCATTGCAATCAGCTACTATTTGTTGAGCCTGCTGAAGTTCGTATATGAAACGGCAGACCACGCAGGGTTCCATATCGACCCGGTGATTATGCTCGTTGCTGTTCCGGTAGTTGTGGGAGCTGTTGCTATCACCATCCTCCGCGTTAAGCATGCTTTGAAAGCAGAGAGCTAA
- a CDS encoding aldehyde dehydrogenase family protein yields MNFDSDYTMTIGGVAVSANKTAAVVNPATEEIIANVPSAGREELDAAVVAARAAFPTWSKRPPAERQALVAAIGERLEQHKEELMRLLTREQGKPRSGAEWELTGAIIWCREIAKQELPIHIAEDSAERTVETRHVPIGVVGAITPWNYPILLAIWKVLPALLAGNTIIVKPSPYTPLATLKIGEMMRDVLPPGVLNVVSGGNELGQLMTNHPDIGKISFTGSTQTGKRIMERAAGTLKRITLELGGNDAAIVLPDVDPKVVAKEIFWAAFQNSAQLCVAAKRLFVHADIYDALSHELVEYAKTVKLGDGSEQGVDLGPIQNKMQFEKVKDLLADARDKGLKFLLGGDVPDGKGYFVPVAIVDNPPDDSRVVVEEAFGPVLPLLKFSDLDDVVMRANDTIYGLGGSVWSSDPSAARKIAERLECGTVWINEIHAFSPHATFSGHKQSGIGVENAIQGLLEFTNAQTIVTKKLATAA; encoded by the coding sequence ATGAATTTTGATAGTGATTATACAATGACGATCGGCGGCGTGGCCGTTTCCGCCAACAAGACCGCAGCTGTGGTCAACCCGGCGACCGAGGAGATCATCGCCAATGTCCCCTCTGCAGGCCGCGAAGAACTCGACGCGGCAGTCGTAGCGGCCCGCGCGGCATTTCCCACATGGAGCAAGAGGCCGCCAGCCGAACGCCAGGCGCTTGTGGCGGCAATTGGCGAGAGGCTAGAACAGCACAAGGAGGAGCTTATGCGCCTTCTAACCCGCGAACAAGGCAAGCCTCGTTCGGGAGCCGAATGGGAATTAACCGGCGCAATTATCTGGTGCCGCGAGATTGCCAAGCAGGAATTGCCTATTCACATCGCTGAGGATTCGGCGGAACGCACCGTCGAAACGCGGCACGTTCCAATTGGTGTGGTTGGAGCGATCACACCGTGGAACTACCCAATTCTTTTGGCCATTTGGAAGGTACTCCCTGCACTTCTTGCAGGCAACACCATCATCGTTAAACCATCACCATATACACCACTCGCCACGCTCAAGATCGGTGAGATGATGCGTGATGTCTTGCCTCCAGGAGTTCTCAACGTCGTATCCGGCGGAAATGAACTTGGGCAATTGATGACCAATCATCCCGACATTGGCAAAATCTCCTTCACAGGTTCCACCCAAACCGGCAAGCGTATCATGGAAAGAGCAGCCGGAACGTTGAAACGCATCACCTTGGAACTGGGCGGCAACGATGCGGCGATCGTTTTGCCAGATGTCGATCCGAAGGTCGTTGCCAAGGAAATATTCTGGGCGGCTTTTCAAAATAGCGCACAGCTTTGCGTTGCGGCGAAGAGACTATTTGTTCATGCCGACATTTATGACGCGTTGAGTCACGAACTGGTTGAGTATGCCAAGACGGTGAAGCTTGGAGACGGATCAGAGCAGGGCGTCGATCTCGGCCCGATCCAAAATAAAATGCAGTTCGAGAAAGTAAAAGATCTTCTTGCCGATGCTCGCGACAAGGGACTCAAGTTCCTGCTCGGGGGCGATGTACCGGATGGCAAAGGTTATTTCGTGCCCGTTGCAATAGTTGACAATCCCCCCGATGATTCTCGGGTCGTCGTAGAGGAGGCATTTGGGCCCGTATTACCCTTGCTCAAGTTCTCGGATCTGGACGATGTGGTTATGCGTGCCAATGACACAATCTACGGGCTCGGAGGATCAGTTTGGTCGTCCGACCCCTCCGCTGCTCGCAAGATAGCCGAGAGGTTAGAATGCGGAACGGTGTGGATCAATGAAATCCATGCCTTCTCGCCGCACGCTACTTTCTCAGGGCACAAGCAGTCCGGTATTGGTGTGGAGAATGCGATCCAAGGGCTTTTGGAATTCACTAACGCACAGACGATCGTTACAAAAAAGCTAGCGACGGCTGCGTGA
- a CDS encoding NAD(P)-dependent alcohol dehydrogenase, which produces MFECTSAVVRGKSQPFEITKLELEDPRPDEVVIEVVGVGVCHTDIVVRDQYYPTPLPAVLGHEGAGVVLKVGSAVTKVVPGDHVVLAFGSCGKCENCQKGEAGYCLEFFGYNFGGGRSDGSTPYHCCNGERVSGCFFRQSSFGTHALATERNVVKIDKSVPLEIMGPLGCGISTGAGTVMNALRPVAGTSIAIFGAGSVGLSALMAAKVVGCTTIVAVDINDERLELAKELGATHVINGRTGDVVKAIQELTGGLGVHYSLECTSIPAVFRQAVDCLRLTGVCALVGAAALGTEVTFDMNSILFGRTIRGVIEGESVPDTFIPQLIELWKQGRFPFDKLIEFYDLDEINEACAASESGKVLKPVLRPRKSA; this is translated from the coding sequence ATGTTCGAATGCACATCGGCCGTTGTAAGAGGCAAATCGCAGCCGTTCGAAATCACAAAACTGGAACTCGAAGATCCGCGACCCGATGAGGTTGTGATTGAAGTCGTCGGGGTTGGCGTATGTCACACTGACATAGTTGTCCGAGACCAATACTACCCGACACCGTTGCCTGCTGTCCTTGGACACGAAGGTGCGGGCGTTGTGCTCAAGGTCGGGTCCGCAGTAACTAAAGTGGTGCCCGGCGATCACGTGGTGCTAGCATTTGGTTCATGTGGCAAGTGTGAGAACTGCCAGAAAGGTGAGGCGGGCTACTGTCTCGAATTCTTCGGTTATAATTTTGGCGGTGGCCGGAGTGACGGCTCGACGCCTTATCACTGCTGCAACGGTGAGCGCGTCAGCGGCTGCTTCTTCCGCCAGTCTTCCTTTGGAACGCATGCACTCGCTACGGAACGCAACGTCGTCAAGATCGATAAGAGTGTTCCGTTGGAGATCATGGGCCCCTTGGGGTGTGGCATCTCAACGGGCGCCGGCACGGTTATGAATGCGCTTCGCCCTGTTGCCGGGACAAGCATCGCAATATTTGGGGCAGGCTCGGTCGGCCTCTCCGCCCTTATGGCTGCCAAAGTTGTTGGCTGCACGACGATCGTAGCGGTCGATATAAATGATGAGCGGCTCGAGTTGGCGAAGGAGTTAGGGGCAACTCATGTCATCAACGGCCGAACCGGCGATGTCGTAAAAGCCATACAAGAATTGACTGGCGGTCTAGGTGTCCACTACTCACTCGAGTGCACTTCTATCCCAGCGGTTTTCCGACAGGCCGTAGACTGCTTACGGCTAACCGGAGTTTGCGCCCTGGTCGGCGCCGCTGCTCTAGGCACGGAAGTGACCTTCGACATGAATAGCATTCTGTTTGGGCGCACCATTCGCGGGGTGATTGAAGGAGAAAGTGTACCTGACACTTTTATCCCTCAGCTCATCGAGTTGTGGAAGCAGGGGCGATTCCCCTTCGACAAGCTTATCGAGTTCTATGACCTCGACGAAATCAACGAAGCTTGTGCTGCCTCGGAGAGCGGCAAAGTACTGAAGCCTGTCCTGCGCCCGCGGAAATCCGCCTGA
- a CDS encoding XdhC family protein: MAARNPMMDPVVPAIGLSTDEPLEILRYARASVQAGIRTALVTLVEIQGGSARPLGSQMVVRADGLYCGFVSGGCTENAVAAEALEVLQTGHDRFLRLGEGSRFFDIVLPCGGGINLAIHRLHNIKQLEEVIRELELRRGTALRYSPASQRLSVDRQFRVASQWDGEDFVIAYQPTTRLLVCGRSIEATATADVARAAGLDSHLVDGQMTVSSLKSLIDPFTAVALLYHDLEREMPLLRLTLDSRPFYIGALGSLRTHGRRAKALADYGYSEADIDRIRAPIGIFGKAKSASSLALSIVADVVAARMTAKFQTRNTVAWQDIPEEGRAERS, translated from the coding sequence TTGGCGGCAAGGAACCCGATGATGGACCCTGTCGTCCCCGCGATAGGCCTCTCGACAGACGAGCCTCTTGAAATTTTGCGTTATGCTCGCGCCTCGGTCCAGGCGGGGATAAGGACTGCCCTTGTGACCTTGGTTGAGATCCAGGGCGGCTCGGCACGCCCGCTCGGCTCGCAAATGGTCGTCAGGGCGGATGGGCTCTACTGCGGCTTCGTTTCTGGTGGCTGCACAGAGAACGCCGTTGCAGCAGAGGCGTTGGAGGTCCTGCAAACCGGGCATGATCGATTCCTGCGGCTCGGCGAAGGGTCGCGGTTTTTTGATATCGTTCTTCCGTGCGGAGGAGGGATCAATCTCGCTATCCACCGGCTGCATAACATCAAGCAATTGGAGGAAGTGATCCGCGAACTTGAGCTAAGACGGGGAACAGCTCTCAGATATAGTCCCGCCTCGCAGCGACTATCGGTCGACCGTCAGTTCCGTGTTGCGTCGCAGTGGGATGGTGAGGATTTCGTCATCGCCTATCAGCCGACCACTAGACTGCTCGTTTGTGGCCGCTCGATCGAAGCGACCGCAACGGCAGACGTCGCGCGCGCCGCCGGGCTCGACAGCCATCTCGTCGACGGGCAGATGACGGTGAGTTCTTTAAAGTCATTGATCGACCCATTTACTGCGGTCGCACTGCTCTATCACGATCTGGAGCGGGAGATGCCGCTCTTGCGGCTCACGCTCGACAGTCGGCCCTTCTATATCGGCGCTCTGGGAAGCCTACGCACGCACGGTAGGCGGGCCAAAGCTTTGGCGGACTACGGCTACAGCGAGGCCGACATTGACCGTATCAGGGCTCCAATCGGAATTTTCGGCAAAGCCAAAAGTGCGTCTTCTCTGGCATTGTCGATCGTCGCAGACGTCGTCGCGGCCAGAATGACTGCAAAATTCCAGACGCGAAATACGGTCGCCTGGCAGGATATACCTGAAGAAGGACGCGCCGAGCGGTCGTAA
- a CDS encoding adenylate kinase codes for MARLVFIGPPGAGKGTQAERLIRERGLLHISTGDLLRDAIKAQSPLGVQAKAAVDSGRLVPDEVVIGLVEEGLENAAGRAGYILDGFPRTVAQASALEVHLAEKNLPLDHVMLFDIAFELLEARIKTRAEQSREAGGGSRSDDNPDVLKRRVEEFIRATAQLSPFYEQRGLLRRIDARQDVEAVAAAIASTIGG; via the coding sequence GTGGCGAGACTTGTTTTCATTGGACCTCCCGGGGCAGGGAAAGGGACCCAGGCCGAACGGCTTATACGAGAGCGAGGCCTGTTGCACATCTCGACCGGTGATTTGCTTCGCGACGCGATCAAGGCACAAAGCCCACTTGGCGTTCAGGCGAAAGCCGCTGTCGATTCGGGCAGGCTCGTGCCCGACGAGGTCGTCATAGGCCTGGTAGAGGAAGGCCTTGAAAATGCTGCCGGCCGGGCTGGCTACATTCTCGATGGTTTTCCGCGGACGGTCGCACAAGCGAGCGCACTAGAGGTACATCTCGCCGAGAAAAATCTGCCACTGGATCACGTGATGCTCTTCGACATTGCTTTCGAACTGCTTGAAGCTCGCATCAAGACGCGGGCAGAGCAGTCACGGGAGGCTGGAGGGGGCAGCCGCTCAGATGACAATCCGGACGTGTTAAAGCGAAGGGTAGAGGAGTTTATCCGCGCAACGGCGCAGCTGTCGCCATTTTACGAGCAACGCGGACTTCTGCGCCGGATCGACGCAAGGCAGGACGTCGAGGCAGTCGCTGCCGCCATTGCTTCGACCATAGGCGGGTGA
- a CDS encoding NAD-dependent succinate-semialdehyde dehydrogenase, whose product MAVPTLKDPSLLRSQCFIGGEWRDADDGRVIDVTNPADGSVVASVPRMGAGETQRAIESAEQAQSAWKALSGKERAAVLRKWFELLIENQDDLAAIMTAEQGKPLTEAKGEIAYAASYIEWFGEEAKRIYGDTIPAPASDKRIVVIKQPIGVCAAITPWNFPAAMITRKAGPALAVGCTMVIKPASQTPLSALALCVLAERAGVPKGVLSCVTGSAGEIGEELTSNPIVRKLSFTGSTEIGKVLMAQCAATVKRTSMELGGNAPFIVFDDADVEAAVKGAIASKYRNAGQTCVCANRFLVQSGIYDAFVTRLSEVVSRLNVGDGFAPGVQIGPLIDDKALEKVEELVSDALRHGGRVAAGGRRHPLGRSFYQPTVIADVSPESQIFGEEIFGPVAPIFRFETESEAIQLANKTQFGLAAYFYGRDISRVWRVAEALEYGIVGINEGMISTEVAPLGGVKESGNGREGSKYGMDDYLEIKYLCMGV is encoded by the coding sequence ATGGCAGTTCCCACTCTCAAAGATCCATCGCTGCTGCGCAGCCAGTGCTTCATCGGTGGAGAATGGCGCGACGCCGACGACGGCAGGGTGATCGATGTCACCAATCCCGCTGACGGTTCCGTTGTTGCAAGCGTTCCCCGAATGGGGGCCGGTGAAACGCAGCGCGCCATTGAGAGTGCCGAACAAGCGCAGTCCGCATGGAAGGCGCTTTCCGGAAAGGAACGCGCTGCCGTCCTGCGGAAATGGTTCGAGCTTCTGATCGAGAACCAGGACGACCTTGCCGCCATCATGACGGCTGAGCAGGGCAAGCCGCTCACCGAGGCCAAGGGTGAGATCGCCTATGCGGCATCCTACATCGAATGGTTCGGCGAAGAGGCGAAGCGGATCTACGGCGATACCATTCCGGCTCCGGCAAGCGACAAGCGGATCGTCGTCATCAAACAGCCGATCGGCGTCTGCGCCGCGATCACGCCCTGGAACTTCCCGGCGGCGATGATCACCCGCAAGGCCGGTCCGGCGCTGGCGGTCGGCTGCACCATGGTCATAAAGCCGGCGAGCCAAACGCCGCTCTCGGCGCTGGCGTTGTGTGTTCTTGCCGAGCGCGCAGGGGTACCGAAGGGCGTGCTCTCCTGCGTCACCGGATCGGCCGGAGAGATCGGCGAGGAGCTGACCTCCAATCCGATCGTGCGCAAGCTCAGCTTCACCGGCTCGACGGAAATTGGCAAGGTGCTGATGGCCCAATGTGCTGCGACCGTAAAGCGGACCTCGATGGAGCTTGGCGGAAACGCACCGTTCATCGTTTTCGACGACGCCGACGTCGAGGCTGCCGTCAAAGGCGCAATCGCGTCGAAATACCGCAATGCCGGCCAGACCTGCGTCTGCGCCAACCGCTTCCTGGTCCAGAGTGGGATCTACGACGCCTTCGTGACCCGGCTTTCGGAGGTCGTATCCCGGCTGAATGTCGGCGATGGATTTGCTCCAGGCGTGCAGATCGGGCCGCTGATCGACGACAAGGCCCTCGAAAAGGTCGAGGAGCTTGTTTCGGATGCGCTTCGCCACGGCGGACGGGTAGCGGCCGGCGGTCGACGGCACCCTCTTGGACGCAGCTTCTATCAGCCGACGGTGATCGCCGATGTCTCGCCGGAATCGCAGATTTTCGGCGAGGAGATTTTCGGGCCGGTCGCGCCGATCTTCCGTTTCGAGACCGAGAGCGAGGCTATCCAGCTCGCCAACAAGACGCAATTCGGGCTTGCGGCCTACTTTTATGGTCGCGACATTTCCAGGGTCTGGAGAGTTGCGGAAGCGCTTGAATACGGGATCGTCGGGATCAACGAAGGGATGATCTCGACCGAGGTGGCGCCGCTCGGTGGCGTGAAGGAAAGCGGAAACGGGCGCGAGGGGTCCAAGTACGGAATGGATGACTATCTCGAGATCAAATATCTGTGCATGGGAGTGTAA
- a CDS encoding thioesterase family protein, whose product MAKRETPSRRSDYKVFRTTGLRWADNDTYGHMNNVVHYTLFDTAVNAFLIENGVLDIKAGTEVFLVVETGCRYHAEMTFPDQVTAGIRVARLGSSSVRYEIGLFRNDEDVAAAEGFFIHVNVDRLSRRPVPFGDKARELLEPLLVEA is encoded by the coding sequence ATGGCGAAGCGCGAAACTCCCTCACGACGCTCTGATTACAAGGTGTTCCGCACGACCGGCCTGCGCTGGGCGGACAACGACACCTACGGACACATGAACAACGTGGTGCATTACACGCTCTTCGATACCGCGGTGAATGCCTTTCTCATCGAAAACGGCGTGCTCGACATCAAGGCCGGCACCGAGGTGTTTCTCGTCGTGGAGACGGGCTGCCGCTACCATGCCGAAATGACCTTTCCCGATCAGGTGACGGCAGGCATTCGGGTGGCGAGGCTAGGCAGTTCGTCGGTTCGCTACGAGATCGGCCTGTTCCGTAACGATGAAGACGTGGCCGCAGCCGAAGGCTTTTTCATCCATGTCAACGTCGACCGCCTATCGCGCCGACCGGTTCCGTTCGGCGACAAGGCCAGGGAGCTGCTTGAGCCGCTTCTGGTCGAAGCATAA
- a CDS encoding iron-containing alcohol dehydrogenase, whose product MNPFIFTTTPQIVFRPGAAAGIGDIVKKKLGQRVLFVTDAGLRRLGLCDPALASLAASGIEVTVFDSVEADPSLATVRAASDMARPAGVTGIIGFGGGSSLDVAKVVALLCGSGEDIDEAWGVGNAKGPRLPLVLVPTTAGTGSEVTSVSIITVGGDEKRGVSSPIILPDIAILDADLTIGLPAHITAATGIDAMVHAIESYASKSANNNPLSKMLARQALQLIAGNIERAVFDGQDRAARGAMLLGSMLAGQAFANSPVAAVHALAYPIGGTFHIPHGLSNALILPHVLRFNAPDAASVYAEIATDAFPDLVSEREDEGRCAAFIERLAGLSEKLGLQSRLRDVGIGEEHLVVMARDAMKQTRLLVNNPREVSERDALSIYRAAW is encoded by the coding sequence ATGAACCCTTTCATATTCACCACGACGCCGCAGATCGTTTTCCGGCCGGGTGCAGCTGCCGGGATCGGCGACATCGTCAAGAAGAAGCTCGGTCAGCGCGTCCTGTTCGTGACCGACGCCGGTCTGCGCAGGCTCGGGCTTTGCGACCCGGCTCTGGCCTCGCTTGCAGCCTCGGGTATCGAGGTGACCGTGTTCGACAGTGTCGAGGCCGATCCGTCTCTTGCGACCGTGAGGGCGGCATCGGACATGGCGAGGCCTGCGGGTGTTACCGGCATTATCGGTTTCGGCGGTGGGTCTTCGCTTGACGTTGCCAAGGTCGTGGCTCTTCTTTGCGGATCGGGCGAGGACATCGACGAGGCCTGGGGTGTCGGCAACGCGAAGGGGCCTCGCCTGCCTCTGGTGCTTGTGCCGACGACTGCCGGGACCGGATCCGAGGTCACGTCGGTTTCGATCATCACCGTCGGCGGAGACGAGAAGCGCGGCGTGTCGTCGCCGATCATCCTGCCCGATATCGCGATCCTCGATGCCGATCTGACGATAGGCCTTCCCGCCCATATCACGGCGGCCACCGGCATCGACGCCATGGTGCACGCGATCGAATCCTATGCCTCGAAAAGCGCCAACAACAATCCGCTGTCGAAGATGCTGGCGCGCCAGGCGCTTCAGCTGATAGCCGGGAATATTGAGAGGGCCGTGTTCGACGGTCAAGACCGCGCCGCGCGCGGTGCGATGCTGCTTGGCTCGATGCTTGCCGGGCAGGCCTTCGCAAATTCGCCAGTGGCCGCAGTGCATGCGCTGGCTTATCCGATCGGTGGGACCTTCCATATCCCCCATGGCCTATCCAACGCGCTGATTCTTCCGCATGTTCTGCGGTTCAATGCACCCGATGCAGCCTCGGTTTACGCGGAAATCGCTACCGATGCATTTCCGGATCTTGTGTCGGAACGGGAGGATGAGGGGCGTTGCGCCGCCTTCATCGAGCGGCTTGCCGGACTGTCGGAAAAGCTCGGGCTTCAGTCACGGCTTCGCGACGTCGGCATCGGCGAGGAGCATCTTGTGGTGATGGCGCGCGACGCCATGAAGCAGACGCGCCTCCTCGTCAATAACCCCCGCGAGGTGAGCGAGAGGGATGCGCTCTCGATCTACAGGGCGGCCTGGTAA